In the genome of Treponema pedis, one region contains:
- the neuC gene encoding UDP-N-acetylglucosamine 2-epimerase, which produces MRKICVITGTRAEYGLLYWIIKEIDTDPELELQLIVTGMHLSSEFGLTYKEIEKEFKISKKIEIILSSDTPVGISKSMGLATISFSEAYAELFPDIIVVLGDRYEIFAAVSAAMIARIPVAHIAGGEATEGLIDEAIRHCLTKMSQLHFTETEVYRKRVIQLGEQPKNVFYVGGAITEAKKRLRLLSKQELEQQLKFKFWNRTILVTFHPLTLSYTTKTEFENLLYILNQYGDLGIIFTKANSDTDGRVINQLIDEYVFNNSHRAVVFASLGHLRYLSTLQYVEAVVGNSSSGLTEVPSFQIATINIGDRQKGRIAASSVINCDSSRESIQAAFDKLNNGTFKETLKLTVNPYEGDCFQSKQIIKILKSVDLADIIKKRFYDAEFSI; this is translated from the coding sequence TTGAGAAAGATATGTGTTATTACAGGAACAAGAGCAGAATACGGTTTGTTGTACTGGATAATAAAAGAGATTGATACAGATCCTGAATTGGAATTGCAATTAATAGTTACCGGTATGCATCTGAGTAGTGAATTCGGTTTAACATATAAAGAAATAGAGAAGGAATTCAAAATTTCAAAAAAAATAGAAATTATTTTATCTTCGGATACTCCTGTTGGCATATCAAAATCAATGGGATTGGCAACTATATCATTTTCCGAAGCGTATGCAGAACTGTTTCCTGATATTATTGTTGTTCTTGGTGATAGATATGAAATATTTGCAGCAGTGAGTGCTGCTATGATTGCAAGAATACCTGTCGCTCATATTGCGGGGGGGGAAGCTACAGAGGGGCTTATTGATGAAGCAATTAGACATTGCCTTACAAAAATGAGTCAGTTGCATTTCACAGAAACGGAAGTGTATCGAAAAAGAGTTATTCAATTAGGAGAACAACCTAAAAATGTATTTTATGTTGGTGGTGCGATAACAGAAGCAAAAAAGCGATTACGCTTGCTTTCAAAGCAAGAACTTGAGCAACAGTTAAAATTCAAATTTTGGAATAGAACCATTTTGGTAACTTTTCATCCGCTAACTTTATCGTATACTACAAAAACAGAGTTTGAGAATTTGCTTTATATTTTAAATCAATATGGAGATTTGGGTATTATTTTTACAAAAGCAAATAGCGATACAGATGGTCGTGTCATAAATCAGTTAATTGACGAATATGTTTTTAACAATTCACATCGAGCTGTTGTTTTTGCTTCTTTAGGGCATTTGAGATATTTAAGTACACTCCAATATGTGGAAGCTGTTGTTGGTAACAGTTCTAGTGGGTTAACAGAAGTTCCGAGTTTTCAAATTGCGACCATAAATATTGGAGATCGGCAAAAAGGTCGTATAGCTGCAAGTAGTGTTATCAATTGCGATTCAAGTAGAGAAAGCATACAGGCTGCTTTCGATAAATTGAATAATGGTACTTTTAAAGAAACCTTAAAGTTGACTGTTAATCCATATGAAGGAGATTGTTTTCAAAGTAAGCAAATTATAAAAATATTAAAATCTGTCGATTTAGCGGATATAATAAAAAAACGATTTTATGATGCGGAGTTTTCAATATGA
- the neuB gene encoding N-acetylneuraminate synthase, with amino-acid sequence MKTFIIAEAGVNHNGKLDIALKLCDEAKKTGADAVKFQTWKTEALLTKTVAQADYQVRNTRKTSSQFEMLKALELSYEDFQKVKEYCNSIGIMFLSTAFEKESLDFLIGLKMPMIKIGSGEITNIPFLRYAGSKHLPIILSTGMGSLSNTDVAYRTLKAAGVEHITLLHCTTNYPCPMDAVNLTAMQTLHSAFHCPVGYSDHTVGDEVSIAAVALGASVIEKHFTLDITMEGPDHAASTNPKEFSIMVQKIRNIEKALGSGIKLPSQAERKISEVVLKRIVAKKKISCGEKFSDDNITVKRSSDGVSASLWDTVIGLSAKKDFAEDEGIEL; translated from the coding sequence ATGAAGACTTTTATTATTGCGGAAGCAGGTGTGAATCATAACGGCAAATTAGACATTGCATTAAAATTGTGCGATGAGGCAAAAAAAACAGGGGCGGACGCTGTTAAATTTCAAACATGGAAGACTGAGGCTCTTCTTACAAAAACCGTTGCCCAAGCCGACTATCAAGTGCGGAATACCAGAAAAACAAGTTCTCAGTTTGAGATGTTAAAGGCTTTGGAACTTTCTTATGAAGATTTTCAAAAGGTAAAAGAATATTGCAACTCTATCGGTATTATGTTTTTGTCAACAGCCTTTGAAAAGGAAAGTTTGGATTTTTTGATTGGCTTAAAAATGCCAATGATTAAAATCGGTTCGGGAGAAATAACCAACATTCCTTTTTTACGCTATGCGGGTTCAAAACATCTACCTATTATTTTAAGTACGGGAATGGGTTCTTTATCGAATACAGATGTTGCCTATAGAACGTTGAAGGCCGCGGGGGTAGAACATATTACGCTTTTGCACTGCACGACAAATTATCCTTGTCCAATGGATGCGGTGAATCTAACTGCAATGCAAACTCTGCATTCCGCTTTTCACTGTCCAGTAGGGTATTCGGATCACACTGTAGGTGATGAAGTTTCCATTGCAGCGGTTGCTCTTGGGGCTTCTGTTATTGAAAAACATTTTACGCTTGATATAACAATGGAAGGTCCAGATCATGCCGCAAGTACCAATCCGAAAGAGTTCTCGATAATGGTACAAAAAATTAGAAACATAGAAAAAGCATTAGGTAGTGGTATAAAGCTTCCGTCGCAAGCAGAAAGAAAAATATCTGAAGTTGTGTTAAAACGAATTGTTGCAAAAAAGAAAATTTCTTGCGGCGAAAAATTTTCAGACGATAATATAACCGTAAAACGAAGTTCTGACGGTGTTTCCGCTTCGCTTTGGGATACCGTTATTGGACTAAGTGCAAAAAAAGATTTTGCAGAAGATGAGGGAATTGAGTTATGA
- a CDS encoding LegC family aminotransferase, with product MKTKDIILFIKNLYKQDSVPLHAPVFLGNEKKYLNECIDSTYVSSVGSFVDRFEQDIAEYTGVSRAVVCVNGTNGIAAALRLAGVEMHDEVITQPLTFIATANAITYCNAHPVFLDVDKDTMGLSPQKMSAWLDKNAVLNGDVCINKKTKRKIKACVPMHSFGHPVKIDELCEVCRKWKIELIEDAAESIGSFYKGKHTGSFGKIGVLSFNGNKTITTGGGGMLLFQDKQLGDYAKHLTTQAKIPHRWEFRHDEIGYNYRMPNINAALGCAQFEYIETILKNKRETAMQYKDFFKNSDILFFDEPEYSKSNFWLNAVIFPDREKQQAFLQETNDAGVMTRPIWELMNRLPMFVNCECGDLANAEWFADRVVNIPSGVRM from the coding sequence ATGAAAACGAAAGATATCATTTTGTTCATTAAGAATTTATATAAACAAGATTCAGTTCCTCTGCATGCACCTGTTTTTCTCGGTAATGAGAAGAAATATCTAAATGAATGTATTGACTCAACGTATGTTTCAAGTGTTGGTTCTTTTGTAGACCGCTTTGAACAAGATATTGCCGAATATACGGGGGTTAGCCGGGCTGTTGTTTGTGTGAACGGTACTAATGGGATTGCCGCCGCTTTAAGACTTGCCGGTGTCGAAATGCATGACGAGGTGATTACACAACCGCTTACTTTTATTGCAACGGCAAACGCAATTACCTATTGCAATGCACATCCCGTTTTTTTGGATGTGGATAAAGATACGATGGGGCTTTCACCGCAAAAGATGTCTGCTTGGCTGGATAAAAATGCGGTGCTGAACGGTGATGTTTGTATTAATAAAAAAACTAAGAGGAAAATCAAAGCCTGTGTTCCGATGCACTCTTTCGGACATCCGGTGAAAATAGACGAACTTTGTGAAGTATGCCGAAAGTGGAAGATTGAGTTAATTGAAGATGCTGCCGAAAGTATCGGCAGTTTTTATAAAGGTAAACACACCGGCTCATTCGGAAAAATCGGAGTATTAAGTTTTAACGGAAATAAAACAATTACCACGGGCGGTGGAGGAATGCTGTTGTTTCAGGATAAGCAATTGGGAGACTATGCAAAGCATTTGACAACGCAGGCAAAAATTCCTCACAGGTGGGAATTCCGCCACGATGAAATAGGTTATAATTACCGTATGCCGAATATAAATGCCGCATTGGGATGTGCTCAATTTGAATATATCGAAACAATTTTAAAAAACAAACGTGAGACTGCTATGCAGTATAAAGATTTTTTTAAAAACAGTGATATTCTTTTTTTTGATGAGCCTGAATACTCAAAATCGAATTTTTGGCTGAATGCTGTTATTTTTCCCGATCGAGAAAAACAGCAAGCTTTTTTACAAGAAACAAATGATGCAGGTGTAATGACGCGTCCGATATGGGAATTAATGAATCGGTTACCTATGTTTGTAAATTGTGAGTGCGGTGATTTAGCCAATGCCGAATGGTTTGCAGATAGGGTTGTCAATATTCCGAGCGGGGTGAGGATGTGA
- a CDS encoding N-acetyl sugar amidotransferase produces the protein MKYCSKCVMPDTRPGISFDENGVCSACQSFAKRKNVDYQKRWRELEALCDKYRGMHGSNGYDCMIAVSGGKDSHFQTYLMKEKMKMNPLLVSVEDNFPMTKAGTHNIKNISEVFGCDIISIKPNLQAQKEIGRYTFEKYGKPTYLIDRYIYTYPLHMAVKFNLPLLVYGENVSYEYGGANAIETYSAKDQINNGVASGISIEDLLDIGINAKALNFFLPPSETEINKLEPIYLSYFLEWNSFDNYELAKRYGFHDLTHEWERTHHVEQFDQVESPAYLVHSWLKYPKFGHAAATDYCSRMIRYGMITRDEAIKLVKEHDHALDPRSVREFCQFFGYSEKKFWEIIDRHYNKSIFDKKSNGMWILKESVK, from the coding sequence ATGAAATACTGCTCAAAATGTGTAATGCCGGATACGCGACCGGGTATTAGTTTTGACGAAAATGGGGTTTGTTCTGCTTGTCAGTCTTTTGCTAAACGAAAAAATGTTGATTATCAAAAGCGATGGCGTGAATTGGAAGCTTTATGTGATAAATATCGGGGAATGCATGGTTCAAATGGGTATGATTGTATGATTGCCGTATCGGGCGGTAAAGATAGTCATTTTCAAACTTACCTTATGAAAGAAAAAATGAAAATGAATCCGTTACTTGTATCAGTTGAAGATAATTTTCCGATGACAAAAGCCGGAACTCATAATATAAAGAATATTTCAGAGGTTTTTGGATGTGATATTATTTCAATAAAACCGAATCTGCAGGCTCAAAAAGAAATTGGGCGATATACCTTTGAAAAATATGGAAAACCAACATATTTAATTGATAGATATATATATACATATCCATTGCACATGGCAGTTAAATTTAATCTTCCCTTGTTGGTTTATGGGGAAAATGTATCTTATGAATACGGTGGAGCTAATGCGATTGAGACATATTCTGCAAAAGATCAAATAAATAATGGTGTTGCGAGCGGTATAAGTATTGAAGATTTACTAGATATAGGTATTAATGCAAAGGCTTTAAATTTTTTTCTTCCTCCATCAGAGACTGAAATAAATAAATTAGAACCTATTTATCTTAGTTATTTTTTAGAATGGAATAGTTTTGATAATTACGAATTGGCAAAGCGATATGGTTTTCATGATTTAACACATGAGTGGGAAAGAACTCATCATGTCGAACAATTTGATCAAGTGGAATCACCGGCTTATTTAGTACATTCATGGCTGAAATATCCCAAATTTGGTCATGCAGCTGCAACTGATTATTGTTCTAGAATGATTCGATATGGAATGATTACAAGAGATGAGGCAATCAAATTGGTCAAAGAGCATGATCATGCGTTAGATCCAAGAAGTGTTAGGGAATTTTGTCAATTTTTTGGATACAGTGAAAAAAAATTTTGGGAAATTATTGATAGGCATTATAATAAAAGCATTTTTGATAAAAAAAGTAACGGTATGTGGATATTAAAAGAATCTGTTAAGTAA
- a CDS encoding cytidylyltransferase domain-containing protein, with product MKYTEEYLFVIPARGGSKGIPHKNIKPLNGKPLICYSIDIARSFTDDENICLSTDDKDIIAVANNYGLKVPFVRPDEFATDTATTNDVLLHALEYYETLGRKYKAIVLLQPTSPLRSTQDVLNAIELYIDELDMVVSVKTSDIAAVICEENSNGFLEMSFSKNATRRQDVKPYYEYNGAVYVINPKSLKDKGMFHFTKIKKTVMDTIRSIDIDTNFDWQFAEFILHRQDAGDLAK from the coding sequence ATGAAATACACTGAAGAATATCTTTTTGTCATTCCCGCACGAGGCGGCAGTAAAGGTATACCTCATAAAAATATTAAGCCGCTGAATGGAAAGCCTTTAATTTGTTACTCAATAGATATTGCAAGAAGTTTCACTGATGATGAAAATATATGTCTTTCAACCGATGATAAAGATATTATTGCCGTTGCAAATAACTATGGATTAAAAGTTCCTTTTGTGAGACCTGATGAGTTTGCGACGGATACGGCAACAACGAATGATGTTTTACTTCATGCTCTTGAGTATTATGAGACTCTTGGACGAAAATATAAAGCGATAGTTTTATTACAGCCTACTTCTCCGCTTCGGTCTACGCAGGATGTATTAAATGCAATAGAACTATATATAGATGAGTTAGATATGGTTGTTTCCGTTAAAACATCCGATATCGCGGCAGTTATTTGCGAAGAAAACAGTAATGGATTCCTTGAAATGTCCTTCAGTAAAAATGCCACTCGGCGGCAAGATGTAAAACCGTATTATGAATATAATGGTGCCGTATATGTGATAAATCCGAAATCTTTAAAAGACAAGGGGATGTTCCATTTTACAAAAATCAAAAAAACGGTGATGGATACCATTCGCTCAATTGATATTGATACAAATTTTGATTGGCAGTTTGCTGAATTTATTTTACATCGTCAGGATGCTGGAGATTTAGCAAAATGA
- a CDS encoding PIG-L deacetylase family protein, with translation MKENILVIAVHPDDETLGCGGTLLKYKSLGAKIHWLIITEDKVENGASQKEIDVRNLEIEKVSFLYDFSSVINLRLPTRRVDEYSMSELIEKVSNVIKSVKPNIIYLPFKSDVHSDHRKVFEAAYSCTKIFRYPFIKKIYMMETISETEFAPNTKEDAFVPNVFVDISDFIERKIEIMKIFKTEMYDCPFPRNEKNIQALATFRGATAGCNYAESFMLLKEIQ, from the coding sequence ATGAAAGAAAACATATTAGTTATTGCAGTACATCCGGATGATGAAACATTGGGTTGTGGCGGAACCCTATTAAAGTATAAGTCATTAGGCGCAAAAATCCATTGGCTTATTATAACAGAAGATAAAGTGGAGAACGGAGCTTCGCAAAAGGAAATTGATGTTCGTAATCTTGAAATTGAAAAGGTTTCTTTTTTGTACGATTTTTCATCCGTGATAAATTTAAGACTCCCTACCAGGCGTGTTGATGAATATAGTATGTCGGAATTGATTGAAAAAGTTTCAAATGTTATAAAAAGTGTAAAACCAAATATAATCTATTTACCGTTCAAATCTGATGTTCATAGTGATCATAGAAAAGTGTTCGAAGCAGCCTATAGTTGTACAAAGATTTTTCGGTATCCATTCATAAAAAAAATATATATGATGGAAACAATAAGTGAAACGGAATTTGCTCCTAACACAAAAGAAGATGCGTTCGTACCAAATGTTTTTGTTGATATTTCAGATTTTATCGAAAGAAAAATAGAAATTATGAAAATTTTCAAAACAGAAATGTATGACTGTCCATTTCCACGAAATGAAAAAAATATACAAGCTCTGGCAACTTTTCGTGGTGCGACTGCGGGATGTAATTATGCTGAAAGTTTTATGTTACTTAAAGAAATTCAATAG
- a CDS encoding formyltransferase family protein, whose translation MKVLVIGTVLFSLRVLNKLIDLNTDIIGVCTKEDSHYNSDFADLTPLCIEKKIPCFLIQSINSQDCIDWIKNLQPDVILCIGLSQLIGKEILSIPPLGVIGYHPTLLPKNRGRHPIIWALALGLPETGSTFFFMDEGADSGDILSQKVITIDYTDDANTLYTKLEDCALEQIEKFLPQLSDGSYKHVIIKQKEAESNTWRKRGILDGVVDFRMSSFAVYNLVRALTHPYVGAHILYKDSIVKIWRVEEVDLEGEFSNIEPGKILFVAPDKIMVKTYDGAVNILQHEFKILPKVGEYL comes from the coding sequence ATGAAAGTGCTTGTAATTGGAACTGTTCTTTTTTCATTAAGAGTATTAAATAAATTAATTGATTTAAATACAGATATAATCGGTGTTTGTACCAAAGAGGATTCTCATTATAACAGTGATTTTGCCGATTTAACTCCTTTGTGTATTGAAAAGAAAATTCCCTGTTTTTTGATTCAAAGTATTAACTCTCAAGACTGTATTGATTGGATAAAAAACTTACAACCGGATGTTATTTTATGTATTGGCTTATCCCAACTTATCGGGAAAGAAATTCTTTCTATACCTCCTCTTGGTGTAATTGGATATCATCCTACTTTATTACCAAAAAATCGAGGGCGACATCCCATTATTTGGGCATTGGCATTGGGATTGCCAGAGACGGGGTCTACATTTTTTTTTATGGATGAAGGAGCTGATAGTGGTGATATATTGTCACAAAAAGTAATTACAATTGATTATACAGATGATGCAAATACTTTATATACGAAATTGGAAGATTGTGCTTTGGAGCAAATTGAGAAATTTTTGCCGCAACTTTCAGATGGTTCGTATAAGCATGTTATTATAAAGCAAAAGGAGGCTGAATCGAATACATGGCGCAAGAGAGGAATTCTAGATGGGGTAGTAGATTTTAGAATGAGTTCTTTTGCTGTTTATAATTTGGTAAGAGCATTGACACATCCATATGTAGGTGCTCATATTTTATATAAGGATTCGATCGTTAAAATTTGGCGAGTAGAAGAAGTCGATTTAGAAGGTGAATTTTCAAATATTGAGCCGGGAAAAATTCTATTTGTTGCTCCCGATAAAATAATGGTAAAAACATACGATGGTGCTGTGAATATTTTGCAGCATGAATTTAAAATACTACCTAAAGTAGGTGAATATTTATGA
- a CDS encoding oligosaccharide flippase family protein, whose product MKKTKSVSYVAAWNITARFFLQGISFLSAPVFTRLLTTEDYGRVAIYSAWLGILNLFIGLQTHGSIANASIKYEGKMDSYLSSIMTLSFLSFVFVLCVFVIFQKYLCRLLDMQCSLMFLLVVHTFFSFVVNFYTAKWIQFRDVEKNTIVSILISGGTVVLSIIFILYLNIESYRAKIYGMAVPQIISGFVFFIILYFKDRCFYNNIYWKFCLKLTIPLIFHYAGGIILSQSDKIMLKKIVGSDTAGIYSFGYTVALVISSIWAAFNSTWIPFYYEYKRENKREDIIIKSNNYLFIFSSITIGFILVVPEVYKVLAPSNYWIGIQLMPLIALAYYFNFLYSFPGNHEFYNEKTLFISIGTLSAAVINIICNLWLIPLYAGIGAAIATVISYVFLLVFHDFIARFFVKNFEYNFGFYIKGMLPTMTVVIAYYFTLNFWLIRWSFAMVVGFVLLRRIIRNKALF is encoded by the coding sequence GTGAAGAAGACAAAATCCGTTTCTTATGTTGCCGCGTGGAATATTACGGCTCGTTTTTTTTTGCAGGGAATTTCATTCTTATCGGCGCCTGTTTTTACTAGGCTTTTAACTACGGAAGATTATGGTAGAGTTGCTATTTATAGTGCATGGTTGGGAATATTGAATTTATTCATTGGATTGCAAACACACGGTTCAATTGCAAATGCAAGCATTAAATATGAGGGTAAAATGGATTCGTATCTCTCGTCAATTATGACTTTGTCATTTTTATCATTTGTATTTGTTCTTTGTGTGTTTGTAATTTTTCAAAAGTATTTATGTCGGTTGTTGGATATGCAGTGCTCTTTAATGTTTTTGCTGGTGGTGCATACATTTTTTTCTTTTGTTGTTAATTTTTATACGGCAAAATGGATTCAGTTTAGAGATGTTGAAAAGAATACAATAGTTTCAATTTTAATCAGCGGTGGAACTGTTGTTTTATCAATAATCTTTATATTATATCTTAATATTGAGAGTTATCGTGCAAAAATATATGGGATGGCTGTTCCTCAGATAATTTCTGGTTTTGTTTTTTTTATAATTTTATACTTTAAGGATAGGTGTTTTTATAATAATATTTATTGGAAATTTTGTTTGAAGTTAACGATACCGCTGATATTTCATTATGCTGGAGGAATTATACTTTCGCAAAGTGATAAAATTATGTTAAAAAAAATTGTGGGTTCAGATACAGCTGGGATATATAGTTTTGGATATACTGTAGCTCTTGTTATCTCTTCTATTTGGGCTGCATTTAATTCTACTTGGATACCTTTTTATTATGAATATAAGCGGGAGAACAAAAGAGAGGATATAATTATAAAATCAAATAATTATCTTTTTATTTTTTCAAGTATAACAATAGGTTTTATATTAGTTGTCCCAGAAGTATATAAAGTGTTGGCTCCTTCTAATTACTGGATTGGGATTCAATTAATGCCTCTAATTGCTTTGGCGTATTATTTTAACTTTTTATATTCTTTTCCGGGAAATCATGAGTTTTATAATGAAAAAACATTGTTTATTTCTATCGGTACATTAAGTGCTGCAGTTATTAATATTATTTGCAATTTATGGCTGATTCCTTTGTATGCAGGTATTGGTGCAGCTATTGCTACTGTTATTTCATATGTTTTTTTATTGGTATTTCATGATTTTATTGCACGATTTTTTGTAAAAAACTTTGAATATAATTTTGGATTTTATATAAAAGGCATGCTTCCTACAATGACAGTAGTTATTGCTTATTATTTTACTTTAAATTTTTGGCTTATAAGATGGTCGTTTGCTATGGTGGTAGGTTTTGTACTGTTAAGGCGAATTATCAGAAATAAAGCGTTATTTTAG
- a CDS encoding NeuD/PglB/VioB family sugar acetyltransferase → MLEKLDIVLIGAGGHCLSAIDIIEQENRYTIKGILDPVGIGGNILSYPILGDDSLIPSLVNDKTVFLITVGQIKSSAIRQQIAALLTEYHANIGTVISPRAYVSRYAHIGAGTLICHDAVINAGAIVGEHCIINTKADIEHGVIVKDFCHISTAAVINGDSVINQGVFIGSNACVAQGVTVQDNCVISAGAFIKNEDFYYCGSRCES, encoded by the coding sequence ATGTTAGAAAAATTGGATATAGTATTGATAGGTGCAGGTGGTCATTGTCTTTCCGCTATTGATATTATTGAGCAAGAGAATAGATATACTATTAAAGGAATATTAGATCCTGTAGGGATTGGTGGAAATATCCTTTCGTATCCTATATTAGGTGATGATTCTTTAATCCCGTCACTTGTTAATGATAAAACGGTTTTTCTGATAACAGTTGGGCAAATAAAATCTTCTGCGATACGCCAGCAAATTGCGGCTTTATTAACCGAGTATCACGCGAATATTGGAACGGTGATTTCTCCTCGTGCCTATGTTTCAAGGTATGCCCATATTGGAGCTGGAACACTGATTTGTCATGATGCAGTAATTAATGCAGGTGCGATTGTGGGCGAACATTGTATTATCAACACAAAGGCTGATATTGAGCACGGTGTTATCGTAAAAGATTTTTGCCATATTTCAACAGCAGCAGTCATAAATGGTGACTCTGTAATTAATCAAGGTGTTTTTATTGGAAGCAACGCGTGTGTAGCACAGGGTGTAACTGTGCAAGATAATTGCGTAATCAGTGCAGGAGCGTTTATAAAAAATGAAGACTTTTATTATTGCGGAAGCAGGTGTGAATCATAA
- a CDS encoding polysaccharide biosynthesis protein, with the protein MQFSLDGFISKYVTKRQDSLFSSDVINNKKKLSSIIKDNSILVIGGAGSIGSSFIKACLPFKPNSLVVVDISENGLAELTRDLRSSSIFIPNDYITYPINFADTVFEKIFRIRGGFDIVANFSAHKHVRSEKDVFSVEALLRNNVLNAKKLLDLLKEIPPQTFFCVSTDKAANPVNVMGASKKIMEDLIFSYSDYFPVKTARFANVAFSNGSLPAGFLERIAKYQPISAPFDVKRYFVSPKESGEICMLACMLGKNREVYFPKLEKISTMTFSEIAEALLHEYGYEVLRCDSEEEAKSKAADLFLGSKKYPVYFSASNTTGEKPYEEFYTDFETVSMNQFDSLGVITNIEKRPYIEMIDFMKKLDSLFDKPFCGKADILHLLKEFLPNFYHEEKNLNLDGKM; encoded by the coding sequence ATGCAATTTAGTTTGGATGGATTTATTTCTAAATATGTAACGAAACGGCAGGACAGCCTTTTTTCGAGTGATGTTATTAACAATAAAAAAAAGTTATCGTCGATTATTAAAGATAACTCTATTCTCGTAATCGGCGGTGCTGGGAGCATAGGCAGTTCTTTTATTAAAGCGTGTTTGCCGTTTAAACCTAACTCATTGGTTGTGGTTGATATAAGCGAGAACGGTCTTGCTGAATTGACTCGCGATTTACGCAGCAGTTCTATTTTTATTCCGAATGATTATATTACGTATCCTATTAATTTTGCTGATACCGTTTTTGAAAAAATATTTAGAATAAGAGGCGGTTTTGATATTGTTGCAAATTTTTCCGCACATAAACATGTGCGGAGCGAAAAGGATGTTTTTTCGGTTGAAGCCCTTTTGCGAAATAATGTGCTTAATGCAAAAAAACTTTTGGATTTATTAAAAGAAATTCCACCGCAAACTTTTTTTTGCGTTTCAACGGATAAGGCGGCAAATCCTGTAAATGTAATGGGGGCAAGCAAGAAGATAATGGAAGACTTGATTTTTTCTTATTCGGATTATTTTCCAGTCAAAACAGCTCGTTTTGCAAATGTGGCGTTTTCAAACGGGTCTTTACCTGCAGGTTTTTTGGAACGAATTGCAAAATACCAGCCTATTTCCGCTCCTTTTGATGTAAAACGCTATTTTGTTTCTCCGAAAGAAAGCGGAGAGATATGTATGCTAGCCTGTATGTTAGGGAAAAATCGTGAAGTCTATTTTCCGAAATTGGAAAAAATTTCTACAATGACTTTTTCTGAAATTGCTGAGGCTCTTTTACACGAGTATGGGTATGAAGTTCTGCGGTGCGACTCGGAGGAGGAGGCTAAAAGCAAGGCTGCCGATTTATTTTTAGGTAGTAAAAAATATCCGGTTTATTTTTCTGCTTCTAATACAACTGGTGAGAAACCGTATGAAGAATTTTATACTGATTTTGAAACCGTTTCTATGAATCAGTTTGATTCGTTAGGAGTTATTACAAATATAGAAAAACGTCCTTATATTGAGATGATCGATTTTATGAAAAAATTGGATAGTTTATTTGATAAACCTTTTTGCGGAAAAGCTGATATTCTTCATTTATTAAAAGAATTTTTACCTAATTTTTATCATGAAGAAAAAAATCTTAATTTGGACGGTAAAATGTAA
- a CDS encoding acyltransferase encodes MSNIFIHESSYVDEGAEIGEGTKVWHFSHVMSGAKVGSKCSIGQNVNIGGKAVIGNGVKIQNNVSLYDDIIIEDDVFCGPSCVFTNVINPRAFIERKHEYKKTIVKKGASIGANATIVCGVTIGEYALIGAGSVVTKDVPPYALVYGNPARVHGKVNEAGEKE; translated from the coding sequence ATGAGTAATATATTTATACATGAATCAAGTTATGTTGATGAAGGTGCCGAAATAGGTGAAGGAACAAAAGTTTGGCACTTTAGCCACGTTATGAGCGGTGCGAAAGTCGGTTCAAAGTGTTCAATCGGGCAGAATGTAAATATAGGCGGTAAAGCTGTTATCGGTAACGGTGTAAAAATTCAAAACAATGTTTCATTGTATGATGATATAATAATAGAAGATGATGTGTTTTGCGGTCCTTCATGTGTTTTTACAAACGTAATAAACCCGCGTGCCTTTATTGAGCGTAAACACGAGTATAAAAAAACGATTGTAAAAAAAGGCGCTTCAATCGGAGCGAATGCAACAATTGTCTGCGGTGTAACAATCGGAGAATATGCCTTGATAGGAGCGGGGAGCGTGGTAACAAAAGACGTTCCGCCGTATGCTCTGGTGTATGGAAATCCTGCACGGGTACATGGTAAGGTAAATGAGGCGGGAGAGAAGGAGTGA